Proteins encoded in a region of the Gallalistipes aquisgranensis genome:
- the miaB gene encoding tRNA (N6-isopentenyl adenosine(37)-C2)-methylthiotransferase MiaB: protein MEPNNLRPLVGGGKKLYIETYGCQMNVGDSEIVVALLQKEGYFYTQRIEEADVILVNTCSIRDNAEQRIRGRLKEFRRYKRLKPGLMVGIIGCMAERLKDKLLEQERIVDIVAGPDAYRDLPRLLQEAAHGGRGVNVLLSREETYADVSPVRLDPNGVSAFIAIMRGCNNMCAYCVVPYTRGAERSRDPETILREARELLAAGYKEITLLGQNVNSYRWETPAAEGGVPAVTDFPELLARVADLDPSLRVRFATSHPKDISDKLLETIASRPNLCRAIHLPAQSGSTRMLGLMNRKYTREWYLDRIAAIRRILPECAVSTDLIAGFCTETEEDHAQTLSLMREVGYASAFMFKYSERPGTKAARTMEDDVPDDVKTARLNEIIALQNRLSLESNRRDVGKRFEVLIEGESKRSGDQLFGRTSQNKAVIFDRGGYRTGDYVTVEITGCTSATLMGVPVEK, encoded by the coding sequence ATGGAACCGAACAACCTGCGCCCGCTCGTCGGAGGCGGCAAGAAACTCTATATCGAAACCTACGGCTGCCAGATGAACGTGGGCGACAGCGAGATCGTGGTCGCCCTGCTCCAGAAGGAAGGGTATTTCTACACGCAGCGGATCGAAGAAGCCGACGTGATCCTGGTCAACACCTGTTCGATCCGGGACAACGCCGAACAACGCATTCGGGGCCGGCTGAAGGAGTTCCGCCGCTACAAACGACTGAAACCGGGGCTCATGGTCGGCATCATCGGCTGCATGGCCGAACGGCTGAAAGACAAACTGCTGGAACAGGAGCGGATCGTGGACATCGTGGCCGGACCCGACGCCTACCGCGACCTGCCCCGCCTGTTGCAGGAGGCCGCGCACGGCGGACGCGGGGTGAACGTCCTGCTCTCGCGCGAGGAGACCTATGCCGACGTCTCGCCCGTGCGGCTCGACCCGAACGGCGTGAGTGCATTCATCGCCATCATGCGCGGCTGCAACAACATGTGCGCCTACTGCGTGGTACCCTACACCCGCGGCGCCGAACGCAGCCGCGACCCGGAGACGATCCTGCGCGAGGCACGCGAACTGCTCGCCGCCGGCTACAAGGAGATCACGCTGCTGGGCCAGAACGTCAACTCCTACCGTTGGGAAACACCGGCCGCAGAGGGCGGCGTCCCCGCTGTCACCGACTTTCCGGAACTGCTCGCCCGGGTGGCCGACCTCGACCCGTCGCTGCGGGTGCGTTTCGCCACCTCCCATCCCAAGGACATCAGCGACAAGCTGCTGGAGACGATCGCCTCCCGGCCCAACCTCTGCCGGGCGATCCATCTGCCCGCCCAGTCGGGCAGCACGCGGATGCTGGGCCTGATGAACCGCAAATACACCCGTGAATGGTACCTCGACCGGATCGCCGCCATCCGGCGCATCCTGCCCGAATGTGCCGTCTCGACCGACCTGATCGCAGGGTTCTGCACCGAAACCGAAGAGGACCACGCCCAGACCCTTTCGCTCATGCGCGAAGTGGGCTATGCCTCCGCCTTCATGTTCAAATATTCGGAACGGCCCGGCACCAAAGCGGCCCGCACGATGGAGGACGACGTGCCCGACGATGTGAAGACCGCCCGGCTGAACGAGATCATCGCCCTTCAGAACCGGCTGTCGCTGGAGAGTAACCGCCGCGATGTAGGCAAGCGCTTCGAAGTGCTCATCGAAGGCGAAAGCAAACGCAGCGGCGACCAGTTGTTCGGCCGCACCTCGCAGAACAAGGCGGTCATCTTCGACCGGGGCGGCTACCGGACCGGTGACTACGTGACGGTCGAGATCACCGGCTGTACCTCCGCCACGCTGATGGGTGTCCCCGTAGAGAAATAG
- the infC gene encoding translation initiation factor IF-3, giving the protein MRGRRVEKENPHRINGEITAPQVRVVGENIEAPVVLPIREAIKLADEMELDLVEISPKADPPVCRIVDYQKFLYQQKKKAKEIKAKAVKVVVKEIRFGPQTDDHDYNFKLRHAENFLKEGAKVKAYVFFRGRSIVFKEQGEILLLRFATDLEELAKVEMMPKLEGKRMSIMLAPKPKK; this is encoded by the coding sequence ATGAGGGGCCGCCGGGTTGAAAAGGAGAATCCTCACCGTATCAACGGAGAAATCACCGCCCCGCAGGTTCGGGTCGTGGGTGAGAATATCGAAGCTCCGGTCGTACTGCCTATCCGGGAGGCCATCAAGCTGGCCGACGAGATGGAACTCGATCTGGTCGAAATTTCCCCGAAGGCCGATCCCCCCGTCTGCCGGATCGTGGACTACCAGAAATTCCTGTACCAGCAGAAGAAAAAGGCCAAGGAGATCAAGGCCAAGGCCGTGAAGGTGGTGGTGAAGGAGATCCGTTTCGGGCCCCAGACCGACGACCACGACTACAATTTCAAGCTCCGTCATGCGGAGAACTTCCTCAAGGAGGGGGCCAAAGTGAAGGCGTACGTCTTTTTCCGGGGCCGTTCGATCGTATTCAAGGAGCAGGGAGAGATTCTGTTGTTGCGCTTTGCGACCGATCTGGAAGAACTGGCCAAGGTAGAGATGATGCCGAAGCTGGAGGGTAAGCGTATGAGCATCATGCTCGCGCCCAAGCCCAAGAAGTAG
- the pdxA gene encoding 4-hydroxythreonine-4-phosphate dehydrogenase PdxA produces MSEQKIRVGITLGDVNGVGPEVVIKALSNPLMCEMCTPVLYGPAKALSYYRKGIEGAENFAYAVVSSARETRPRRVNLVECGDPELKIEPGVSSPGAGRAAVAALRAAAADVKEGAVDVLVTAPINKENVQGDDFHHTGHTEFLAAAWGGEPLMMMCSDLLKVGLVTIHVPVSEVSAGVTGEKIVARLEQLRRSLIADFSLNEPRIAVLALNPHAGDGGLLGGEEEAVIRPAIREAARRGVLAFGPFAADGLFASGAFRRYDAVLAMYHDQGLAPFKALTPQGVNFTASLPFVRTSPDHGVAYDIAGQGTADPASMREAIYLAQDIFRSRQLYARITKNPLRRYEREKGGRDVSVSDLPQTEEAD; encoded by the coding sequence ATGAGCGAACAGAAAATAAGAGTGGGCATTACGCTGGGCGACGTGAACGGCGTGGGGCCGGAAGTCGTGATCAAGGCGTTGTCGAATCCCCTGATGTGCGAAATGTGCACCCCCGTGCTGTACGGACCTGCGAAGGCGCTCTCCTACTACCGGAAGGGAATCGAAGGGGCGGAGAATTTCGCCTATGCCGTGGTCTCCTCGGCCCGCGAGACGCGTCCCCGCCGGGTGAATCTGGTGGAGTGCGGCGATCCGGAGCTGAAGATCGAACCGGGCGTTTCCTCACCCGGAGCCGGACGGGCTGCCGTGGCCGCTCTCCGGGCTGCCGCTGCCGACGTGAAGGAGGGTGCGGTGGACGTGCTGGTGACGGCACCGATCAACAAGGAGAACGTACAGGGGGACGATTTCCACCATACGGGCCACACCGAGTTCCTCGCCGCCGCATGGGGCGGCGAACCGCTCATGATGATGTGCAGCGACCTGCTCAAGGTGGGGCTGGTGACCATCCATGTCCCCGTGAGCGAGGTGAGTGCAGGAGTGACCGGGGAGAAGATCGTGGCCCGGCTGGAGCAGCTGCGGCGTTCGCTGATCGCCGATTTCTCGCTCAACGAACCGCGTATCGCCGTGCTGGCGCTCAATCCCCATGCCGGGGACGGCGGTCTGCTGGGCGGCGAGGAGGAGGCCGTTATCCGGCCGGCCATCCGGGAGGCGGCCCGCCGGGGCGTACTGGCTTTCGGGCCCTTTGCGGCCGACGGTCTCTTCGCTTCGGGTGCGTTCCGCCGGTACGACGCCGTGCTGGCCATGTACCACGACCAGGGGCTTGCTCCGTTCAAGGCGCTCACGCCGCAGGGAGTGAATTTCACGGCTTCGCTGCCGTTCGTGCGCACGAGCCCCGATCACGGGGTGGCGTACGACATCGCGGGGCAGGGGACGGCCGATCCCGCCTCGATGCGGGAGGCGATCTATCTGGCGCAGGACATTTTCCGCAGCCGGCAGCTCTATGCCCGGATTACGAAGAACCCGCTGCGTCGCTACGAACGCGAGAAGGGCGGGCGGGACGTCTCGGTGAGCGACCTGCCGCAGACCGAGGAGGCCGATTAG
- the plsY gene encoding glycerol-3-phosphate 1-O-acyltransferase PlsY: MVFVDILLVVAAYLLGSIPSAVWIGKKYYGVDVREHGSRNAGATNTLRVLGRRAALPVFALDVFKGFVAVTLAHLAGYPHGSDQTFNLKIALVAAAVLGHIFPVFAGFRGGKGVATLAGAVLGVYPPAVLLCVATFLVVLMVSHYVSLSSMTAGVMFPVYIVLVFRETYLPLILFGCVIAVLLIFTHRKNIRRLAAGTESKIYLWKPRPRK; this comes from the coding sequence ATGGTCTTCGTAGATATTTTGCTTGTCGTGGCCGCCTATCTGCTCGGGTCGATTCCCAGTGCGGTGTGGATCGGAAAGAAATATTACGGCGTGGATGTGCGGGAACACGGCAGCAGGAACGCCGGGGCGACCAATACGCTCCGTGTGCTGGGCCGCCGGGCGGCGCTGCCCGTCTTCGCGCTCGACGTGTTCAAGGGGTTCGTGGCCGTGACGCTGGCCCATCTGGCAGGCTATCCCCACGGGAGTGACCAGACGTTCAATCTGAAGATCGCTCTGGTCGCGGCAGCCGTGCTCGGTCACATTTTCCCCGTCTTCGCCGGATTCCGCGGCGGCAAGGGTGTGGCCACGCTGGCGGGAGCCGTGCTGGGAGTCTATCCTCCGGCCGTGCTGCTGTGCGTGGCGACTTTTCTGGTGGTGCTGATGGTTTCGCACTACGTGTCGCTCAGTTCGATGACCGCCGGGGTGATGTTTCCCGTCTATATCGTGCTGGTTTTCCGCGAGACCTATCTGCCGCTGATCCTCTTCGGCTGCGTGATCGCCGTGCTGCTGATCTTCACGCATCGGAAGAATATCCGGCGCCTGGCTGCCGGCACCGAATCGAAAATCTATCTGTGGAAACCGCGGCCCCGCAAATAA
- a CDS encoding YitT family protein → MNAYSLKEQLFSASWWKSWLNVLIGCTILASGFVFFVNPYKIVPGGVYGMGIVLHQLIPQIQVGTFGLMFDIPLLLIGIRVFGGMFGARTVVAAILTPLIMNALTYLVGENPATMLGGKIDLSNDIIISCIFGGVLIGTGTGLVVKTRATTGGTDIVAMLLNRFAHMSFSRGILLADATVVVLGIIVLGDWRLPLYSLVTIFVSSRVIDYVIDGASYDKLLFIISKKNAELTRFILDEMGRGATYIKSSGTYTREERDMLFLVVSRREISSVQNKIKEIDPESFVVVVNAYETFGDGFKELRDSK, encoded by the coding sequence ATGAATGCATATAGTCTGAAAGAACAGCTCTTTTCCGCCAGCTGGTGGAAGTCGTGGCTGAATGTACTGATCGGTTGCACGATCCTCGCTTCGGGATTCGTCTTCTTCGTCAACCCCTACAAAATCGTACCGGGAGGTGTCTACGGTATGGGAATCGTACTGCACCAGCTGATCCCCCAGATCCAGGTGGGTACGTTCGGTCTGATGTTCGACATTCCGCTGCTGCTGATCGGCATCCGGGTCTTCGGAGGAATGTTCGGGGCACGCACCGTCGTGGCCGCCATCCTCACCCCGCTCATCATGAACGCGCTCACCTACCTCGTGGGCGAAAATCCGGCCACGATGCTCGGGGGCAAGATCGACCTTTCGAACGACATCATCATCTCCTGCATCTTCGGCGGCGTACTGATCGGCACGGGCACCGGACTGGTGGTCAAAACCCGGGCCACCACGGGAGGCACCGACATCGTGGCCATGCTGCTCAACCGGTTCGCCCACATGAGTTTTTCGCGCGGCATCCTGCTGGCCGACGCGACGGTCGTGGTGCTGGGTATCATCGTGTTGGGCGACTGGCGGCTTCCGCTCTACTCGCTGGTGACGATCTTCGTCTCCTCACGCGTGATCGACTACGTGATCGACGGCGCCAGCTATGACAAGCTGCTGTTCATCATCTCGAAAAAGAACGCGGAACTCACCCGGTTCATCCTCGACGAAATGGGACGCGGAGCCACCTACATCAAATCGTCCGGCACCTACACCCGGGAGGAACGCGACATGCTTTTCCTCGTGGTCAGCCGCCGGGAAATCTCCTCGGTGCAGAACAAGATCAAGGAGATCGACCCCGAGTCGTTCGTGGTGGTCGTCAATGCCTACGAGACGTTCGGCGACGGCTTCAAGGAGCTGCGCGACAGCAAATAG
- a CDS encoding sensor histidine kinase, producing the protein MKLSNLRPQRGVLTTGFVLLAAFGVAIFLVGRTINRIALKMNRTIVREVCDNHYAALRAEFEKSARPTDIVAGFLSAHPQFTREEAAILADALRQSDPKISRIWLQELPSGRTETFARDETAPETDTLLPRSGNDLRDAPAGSIYRSRPIPHLSFVRTFRTEDGRAYRCGTDIALCDLYAYLTVESLATKSYAVVYETGGRIVSHPDSLLIGTPASGEALGFIARVKETRAAVRTAAVSGYLGIPVQRVYFPLEIEGERWVVAVSVPEISVSGEIDEFHRYTAVLSLLAVLLFSILLTLYQRRWKREYELRRQAEKESAQLHLQQVIEQINPHFLFNSLTSLYALIADDARLAREFVLKLSGVYRYVLEKGRSTLSRVGDELDFTLQYYFLQKIRFENQIEMTIGTDTASDDLLIPSMSLQTLVENAIKHNKITPDNPLRIRIYTRDDRLVIENNYTPRRDSDRSSLGIGLERIRTIYRFYSDQEITVSTEGSVFRCTLPLLPPEKEHRKSDSSFE; encoded by the coding sequence ATGAAACTCTCCAACCTCCGGCCCCAGCGGGGCGTGCTGACCACGGGATTCGTCCTGCTGGCCGCTTTCGGCGTAGCCATCTTCCTGGTGGGACGGACGATCAACCGCATCGCCCTGAAGATGAACCGCACGATCGTGCGCGAGGTGTGCGACAACCATTACGCGGCCCTGCGGGCCGAATTCGAGAAAAGCGCCCGGCCGACCGACATCGTGGCCGGATTTCTCTCCGCCCACCCGCAGTTCACCCGCGAGGAGGCGGCCATCCTGGCCGACGCCCTCCGCCAGTCCGACCCCAAGATCAGCCGTATCTGGCTGCAGGAACTCCCCTCCGGCCGCACCGAAACCTTCGCCCGGGACGAAACCGCCCCGGAGACGGACACCCTTCTCCCCCGGAGCGGAAACGACCTCCGCGACGCTCCGGCCGGGAGCATTTACCGCAGCCGGCCGATTCCGCACCTCTCGTTCGTCCGCACGTTCCGCACGGAAGACGGACGCGCCTACCGATGCGGCACGGACATCGCCCTGTGCGACCTCTACGCCTACCTGACGGTCGAGAGCCTCGCCACCAAAAGTTACGCCGTCGTCTACGAGACCGGCGGCCGGATCGTCTCGCACCCCGACAGCCTGCTGATCGGGACTCCCGCCTCCGGAGAGGCCCTCGGCTTCATCGCCCGGGTGAAGGAGACCCGGGCCGCAGTACGTACCGCGGCCGTCTCCGGCTATCTCGGAATACCCGTGCAGCGGGTCTACTTTCCGCTGGAGATCGAGGGTGAACGGTGGGTCGTGGCGGTGAGCGTTCCCGAAATCAGCGTCAGCGGGGAGATCGACGAATTCCACCGCTACACGGCGGTACTCTCCCTGCTCGCCGTCCTGCTGTTCAGCATCCTGCTCACCCTCTACCAGCGGCGCTGGAAACGGGAGTACGAACTGCGCCGACAGGCGGAAAAAGAGTCGGCCCAGCTTCACCTGCAACAGGTGATCGAACAGATCAACCCCCACTTCCTGTTCAACTCGCTCACCTCGCTCTACGCCCTGATCGCCGACGACGCCCGGCTGGCCCGGGAATTCGTGCTCAAACTCTCGGGCGTGTACCGCTACGTGCTCGAAAAGGGCAGGTCCACCCTCTCGCGCGTGGGCGACGAGCTGGACTTCACCCTCCAGTACTATTTCCTGCAGAAGATACGTTTCGAAAACCAGATCGAGATGACGATCGGGACGGACACCGCCTCCGACGACCTGCTGATCCCCTCGATGAGCCTCCAGACGCTGGTGGAAAATGCCATCAAACACAACAAGATCACTCCGGACAACCCGCTCCGCATCCGGATATACACCCGGGACGACCGGCTGGTGATCGAGAACAACTACACTCCGCGGCGCGACAGCGACCGCAGTTCGCTGGGAATCGGGCTGGAGCGCATCCGCACCATCTACCGTTTCTACTCCGACCAGGAGATCACGGTCAGCACCGAAGGCTCCGTCTTCCGCTGTACGCTCCCCCTCCTCCCCCCGGAAAAGGAGCACAGAAAGTCCGATTCATCCTTCGAATAG
- the thrS gene encoding threonine--tRNA ligase yields MIRITFPDGSVREYAGGTTGMQIAESISPRLAQEVLAVGVNGKVQDLNLPIDTDAEIKLFKWDDDEGKRTFWHTSSHLLAEALESLYPGIKFGIGPSIENGFYYDVDSPTAITEADLPRIEQKMLELARNKEPLVRREVPKAEALKTFTEKGDQYKVELITDLEDGTISFYTNGSFTDLCRGPHLPNTGLIKAIKLTSVAGAYWRGNEKNKMLTRIYGITFPKKSMLDEYLAMMEEAKKRDHRKLGKELELFTFSPRVGQGLPLWLPKGAALRERLQRFLQDVQKDYGYQQVITPHIGMKDLYVTSGHYAKYGQDSFQPIHTPDPNEEFLLKPMNCPHHCEIYRSKPRSYRDLPLRFAEFGTVYRYEQSGELHGLTRVRGFTQDDAHLFVRPDQLLEEFEKVIDIVLYIFKTLKFDNYTAQVSLRDPNNREKYIGSDENWEKAESAIIKAAEEKGLKTVVEYGEAAFYGPKLDFMVKDAIGRKWQLGTIQVDYNLPERFDLTYKGNDDKEHRPIMIHRAPFGSLERFVAVLLEHTGGKFPLWLAPDQAVVLPISEKFNDYAEKVSKFLNNHDIRAQVDDRNEKIGRKIRDNELKRIPFLLIVGEKEEAADQVSLRVQGEGDKGSMTREAFADYVKGLVQQELDAARAIR; encoded by the coding sequence ATGATTAGAATCACATTTCCCGACGGCAGCGTTCGTGAGTATGCCGGGGGAACGACGGGGATGCAGATCGCCGAGAGCATCAGTCCCCGGCTGGCACAGGAGGTGCTGGCGGTAGGCGTGAACGGCAAGGTGCAGGACCTGAACCTGCCGATCGACACGGATGCCGAAATCAAACTTTTCAAATGGGACGACGACGAGGGCAAGCGCACATTCTGGCACACTTCGTCGCACCTGCTGGCCGAAGCGCTCGAGTCGCTCTATCCGGGCATCAAGTTCGGTATCGGCCCCAGCATCGAGAACGGATTTTACTACGACGTAGACTCTCCCACGGCCATCACCGAGGCCGACCTGCCCCGCATCGAGCAGAAGATGCTCGAACTGGCCCGCAACAAGGAGCCTCTGGTGCGCCGCGAGGTACCCAAGGCCGAGGCCCTGAAGACCTTTACCGAAAAGGGAGACCAATATAAGGTGGAACTCATCACCGATCTGGAGGACGGGACGATCTCCTTCTACACGAACGGTTCCTTCACCGACCTGTGCCGCGGGCCGCACCTGCCCAACACGGGACTCATCAAGGCGATCAAGTTGACGTCGGTGGCCGGTGCCTACTGGCGCGGCAACGAGAAGAACAAGATGCTGACCCGTATCTACGGTATCACCTTCCCCAAGAAGTCGATGCTCGACGAATATCTGGCGATGATGGAGGAGGCCAAAAAGCGGGACCACCGCAAACTTGGCAAGGAACTTGAACTGTTCACCTTCTCGCCGAGAGTGGGGCAGGGGCTGCCGCTGTGGCTGCCCAAGGGAGCCGCGCTCCGCGAACGGTTGCAGCGTTTCCTGCAGGACGTGCAGAAGGACTACGGCTATCAGCAGGTCATCACGCCGCACATCGGCATGAAGGACCTCTATGTTACTTCGGGCCATTATGCCAAATACGGCCAGGATTCGTTCCAGCCGATCCACACGCCCGACCCGAACGAGGAGTTCCTGCTCAAGCCGATGAACTGCCCGCACCACTGCGAAATCTACCGCAGCAAACCGCGTTCGTACCGCGACCTGCCGCTGCGTTTCGCCGAGTTCGGCACGGTGTACCGCTACGAGCAGAGCGGCGAGCTGCACGGACTGACCCGCGTGCGGGGGTTCACGCAGGACGACGCCCACCTCTTCGTGCGGCCCGACCAGCTGCTCGAGGAGTTCGAGAAGGTGATCGACATCGTTCTTTACATTTTCAAGACGCTCAAGTTCGACAACTATACCGCCCAGGTGTCGCTGCGCGACCCCAATAACAGGGAGAAGTACATCGGTTCGGACGAGAACTGGGAGAAGGCCGAAAGCGCGATCATCAAGGCCGCCGAGGAGAAGGGGCTCAAGACCGTGGTAGAGTACGGCGAGGCCGCTTTCTACGGGCCGAAGTTGGACTTTATGGTGAAGGATGCCATCGGCCGCAAGTGGCAGTTGGGTACCATTCAGGTGGACTACAACCTGCCGGAGCGGTTCGACCTGACCTACAAGGGCAACGACGACAAGGAGCACCGGCCCATCATGATCCACCGCGCGCCGTTCGGTTCGCTGGAGCGTTTTGTGGCCGTGCTGCTGGAGCATACGGGCGGGAAATTCCCGTTGTGGCTGGCTCCCGACCAGGCGGTCGTGCTGCCGATCAGCGAAAAATTCAACGATTATGCGGAAAAAGTTTCAAAATTCCTGAATAATCACGATATTCGTGCGCAGGTCGACGACCGCAACGAGAAGATCGGCAGAAAGATACGTGACAACGAACTCAAGCGTATCCCCTTCCTGCTCATCGTGGGCGAGAAGGAGGAGGCCGCGGACCAGGTTTCATTGCGCGTGCAGGGCGAGGGCGACAAGGGCAGCATGACCCGGGAGGCGTTCGCCGATTACGTGAAGGGTCTGGTGCAGCAGGAGCTCGACGCTGCCAGGGCGATCCGTTAG
- a CDS encoding zinc-dependent metalloprotease has translation MKRGNIIILLATALLFGPFRSEAQLLRRTKKQAETSAADTAKKKKDAYADLLEGAATDRGMFDVHRKGNDFYFEIPDSLMGRDILLVNKISGVPYALNDAGLNKGMEYSDRIIRFRKDTTYKKVWVLTFDPRITSPAGDSITRSVRDNYRESVIEYFPIEAYGPDSASVVVKVNKIFDGSEKSFNDFFGLVLRSSTRKELSKIESIRSFPANIMVKALYTTLHTEEGGSIPLSVDVTTNLVLLDKEPMKPRFADERVGFFTVGHLYYNDRQQKAEERELVTRWRLEPRPEDVERYKRGELVEPAKPIVFYIDPATPPVWVDYIKKGVEEWQEAFEAAGFRNAIVAREVDPERDREFDIDDIRYSVITYAASELANAMGPSVVDPRSGEIIEADIIWWHNVMSVLHSWIRVQTGAVDPDARGNVLPTELMGNAVRFVSSHELGHSLGMKHNMGASYCVPVDSLRSKSYTDTHGTASSIMDYARFNYVAQPGDGVTQLTPRIGAYDRHAIRWAYRWLDTATPHEELPTLNAWLREAEGDPERWYGEQSREGIDPRSQSEDLSDDAVRASLYGIANLKRIVPHIADWTAEEGRLHFDAGRLLMATVFQWRMYADHVMTNVGGFHINNVETEDSTDRYVPVPAGYQQRCVRYLIDEVFTLPGWLFSAKIWDKSYPYRNSPLGLIEQAPYNFARELQYGVYYELLRDERFVRMYEVEARRGRKESYTPEQMLSEITRSVFGKPGTLTLYERMSQKNYVDALIVSSNITMVKTTKMGSTLTGDESVCGLMHEFPEIGPERMPRPEDLALPVPEERGVRTSRYYDAMLRTTETASAKRGEMRTLLETVRSRLGSGDRATQNHYKDLELRLKEALRML, from the coding sequence ATGAAAAGAGGCAATATCATAATCCTGCTGGCGACCGCACTCCTTTTCGGACCGTTCCGGTCGGAGGCCCAGCTGCTGCGACGGACGAAAAAACAGGCGGAAACCTCCGCCGCGGATACCGCGAAGAAAAAGAAAGACGCTTACGCCGACCTGCTCGAAGGGGCGGCGACCGACCGGGGCATGTTCGACGTGCACCGCAAGGGCAACGATTTCTATTTCGAGATTCCCGATTCACTGATGGGCCGCGACATCCTGCTCGTCAACAAGATATCGGGCGTTCCCTACGCCCTGAACGACGCCGGGCTGAACAAAGGCATGGAATATTCCGACAGGATCATCCGTTTCCGCAAGGACACCACTTATAAAAAGGTATGGGTGCTCACGTTCGACCCGCGCATCACCTCGCCCGCCGGCGACTCGATCACCCGTTCGGTACGCGACAACTACCGGGAGTCGGTCATCGAATACTTCCCGATCGAAGCCTACGGGCCCGATTCGGCCTCGGTGGTGGTGAAGGTGAACAAGATCTTCGACGGAAGCGAAAAGAGTTTCAACGACTTCTTCGGGCTGGTGCTCCGCAGCTCCACCCGCAAGGAACTTTCGAAAATCGAATCCATCAGGTCCTTCCCGGCCAACATCATGGTCAAGGCGCTCTACACCACGCTCCACACCGAGGAAGGAGGCAGCATTCCCCTTTCGGTGGACGTGACGACCAACCTCGTCCTGCTGGACAAGGAGCCCATGAAGCCCCGCTTCGCCGACGAACGGGTGGGATTCTTCACCGTGGGACACCTCTATTACAACGACCGCCAGCAGAAAGCCGAGGAACGCGAACTGGTCACCCGCTGGCGGCTCGAACCGCGCCCGGAGGACGTGGAACGCTACAAACGCGGGGAACTGGTCGAACCGGCCAAACCGATCGTGTTCTACATCGACCCGGCCACGCCCCCTGTCTGGGTAGACTACATCAAAAAAGGCGTAGAGGAGTGGCAGGAGGCATTCGAGGCGGCCGGCTTCAGAAACGCCATCGTCGCCCGTGAGGTCGATCCCGAGAGGGACCGGGAGTTCGACATCGACGACATACGCTATTCGGTCATCACCTACGCCGCTTCGGAACTGGCCAACGCCATGGGCCCCTCGGTGGTGGACCCGCGCAGCGGCGAGATCATCGAGGCAGACATCATCTGGTGGCACAACGTGATGAGCGTGCTCCACTCCTGGATTCGGGTGCAGACCGGAGCGGTCGATCCCGACGCCCGGGGCAACGTACTCCCTACGGAACTGATGGGCAACGCCGTCCGTTTCGTCTCGTCCCACGAACTAGGCCACAGCCTCGGCATGAAGCACAACATGGGGGCATCGTACTGCGTGCCCGTCGATTCGCTGCGGTCGAAAAGCTACACCGACACGCACGGCACGGCCAGTTCGATCATGGACTACGCCCGTTTCAACTACGTGGCCCAGCCCGGCGACGGCGTCACCCAGCTGACACCCCGGATCGGAGCCTACGACCGCCACGCCATCCGCTGGGCCTACCGCTGGCTCGACACGGCCACCCCGCACGAGGAACTGCCCACGCTGAACGCATGGCTGCGCGAAGCGGAAGGCGATCCGGAACGGTGGTATGGCGAGCAGTCGCGCGAGGGTATCGACCCCCGCTCCCAGAGCGAGGACCTGAGCGACGACGCCGTGCGGGCCAGCCTGTACGGCATCGCCAACCTCAAGCGGATCGTGCCCCATATCGCGGACTGGACAGCGGAAGAGGGTCGCCTGCATTTCGATGCGGGACGCCTGCTGATGGCCACCGTCTTCCAATGGAGGATGTACGCCGACCATGTCATGACCAATGTGGGCGGCTTCCATATCAACAACGTGGAGACGGAGGACAGCACGGACCGTTACGTACCCGTTCCGGCCGGCTACCAGCAGCGGTGCGTCCGTTATCTGATCGACGAGGTCTTCACCCTGCCCGGATGGCTTTTCAGCGCGAAGATATGGGACAAGAGTTATCCCTACCGCAACTCCCCGCTGGGGCTGATCGAACAGGCTCCCTACAACTTCGCCCGGGAACTCCAGTACGGCGTCTACTACGAGCTGCTGCGCGACGAACGTTTCGTGAGAATGTACGAGGTGGAGGCACGCCGGGGACGCAAAGAGAGCTACACGCCCGAACAGATGCTGTCGGAGATCACCCGCTCCGTATTCGGCAAGCCGGGAACGCTGACCCTTTACGAGCGGATGAGCCAGAAGAACTATGTGGATGCCCTGATCGTCAGCTCGAATATCACGATGGTCAAGACGACCAAGATGGGCAGTACGCTGACCGGAGACGAAAGCGTCTGCGGGCTGATGCACGAATTCCCCGAGATCGGGCCGGAGAGAATGCCGAGACCCGAAGACCTCGCCCTGCCCGTGCCGGAAGAACGGGGCGTGCGCACCTCCCGCTACTACGACGCCATGCTCCGCACCACGGAGACCGCCTCGGCCAAGCGGGGAGAGATGCGGACGCTGCTCGAAACCGTCCGCAGCCGCCTCGGCAGCGGCGACCGGGCCACGCAGAACCACTACAAAGACCTGGAACTGCGATTGAAAGAAGCGCTCAGAATGCTGTAA